The Panicum hallii strain FIL2 chromosome 9, PHallii_v3.1, whole genome shotgun sequence genome has a window encoding:
- the LOC112876444 gene encoding atherin-like, translating to MDNVLIDRSASGFDFMRWTDAVDDGCRSIAMSALPPRTSSIYSSFPYVSQLPPFQYTPYLHSSLSLPPLPPRRPALGPLPPVMASMAKYAAAPHRAAAAAMGKPAAPRRTGLGEYKRKKPRAPRPGEEPPRAQRRKPLERATPLPSAPAVVEALDDLEREVTRGFVEDLMHALAPPPSSLPLPTFSLVRAAGVKTAVASCAV from the coding sequence ATGGACAATGTCCTCATCGATCGATCTGCCAGCGGATTCGACTTCATGCGGTGGACGGACGCCGTCGACGATGGCTGCCGCAGCATCGCCATGAGCGCGCTGCCGCCCCGCACAAGCAGCATCTACAGCTCCTTCCCATACGTTTCGCAGCTGCCCCCGTTTCAGTACACGCCGTACCTGCACTCTTCGCTCTCCCTCCCTCCGCTGCCTCCTCGCCGCCCGGCTCTGGGCCCGCTCCCGCCGGTGATGGCGAGCATGGCCAAGTACGCCGCGGCGCCGCATCGGGCGGCGGCTGCCGCTATGGGAAAGCCCGCGGCGCCGAGGAGGACGGGACTAGGAGAGTACAAGAGGAAGAAGCCGCGGGCGCCGAGGCCGGGGGAGGAGCCGCCGAGGGCGCAGCGGAGGAAGCCGCTggagcgcgccacgccgctgcCGTCAGCGCCGGCGGTAGTCGAGGCGCTGGACGATCTGGAGCGCGAGGTGACCAGGGGGTTCGTCGAGGACCTGATGCacgccctcgcgccgccgccaagTAGCCTGCCCCTGCCCACCTTCTCACTCGTCCGGGCTGCCGGCGTGAAGACTGCCGTGGCATCCTGCGCCGTGTAG